The genomic stretch TAAGTCAGTTAATTCTACCTCAGAACTTTCTTTTAGCAAGGTGCTAGCATTAGTAGATTCATTACCATTCCCCAAGTTAACTTCCTCAAGGGTTGGTATGTTCCAATGAAGGAAGGATTAAGATCTTTGGTGATAATTATGATACAAAGCATATATTTCTTATGGATGCAACATCTCAGAGTTACCAACCtagaagagaagataatttgGTCGTACAGTTACGTTGGATGACAGAAGATGTATTCTTAATGCAAGCTATCTCTGTCTGTACAAAGAAAGTCATATGAAAATATGATCATATGAAAGCAGGGATGGATAAGTTATTTGGCCAAACAACTCTTCGTGGTCTGAAGGAGGCAGTTTTCTGGCTCAGTCTTTATGAACTTTAGTAGTTATCTATACCTTCTGTATTGCTAATTCTGCAGCTATCATTAGCCTATAATTTGGTGGCAATTTGTTTAGAGCCAGCAGGTTGGGCAGCGAGAAAGTTTTTGTTTCTACACAGCAATATGCCTTCTTAATCTGTGAGCTATAAGTAGTCTCAGGATGATCAGTTTCTGCTATCGGTATGATTCATATGATGTAGGTGACTTTCCTTCATAAAGGATTTGATGAGATACGTCGATTGGGTCTTAGGAGCGAGACAGAGCAGGTATATATGGCTCTTAATTTTTGGAGGCATTTGCTATatcttttttcagaaaattttcattaatatcTCCTTCTTGTTATCCTTTGAATGATTAGATGGTTCGCCATGCATCTCCACCTGGGGAAACTGGCATGCTAGTTGTTGACTCTGTGGTAAGATAGGTTCTGTTGGTTCTCAACTGTGCCTATTGATATACGAGGGACTTAGCATTGGACCTATTGCAGGTACCTGGTGGTCCTGCACACAAACATTTGGAACCTGGCGATGTGCTGATCCGGGTGAATGGGGAAGTAAGTTTGACTTAAGATATGCATACTGGTTTGGTGGACTATAGTAAAACGTGGATGTTGctttaaaaccttttcaaaTAGTGAAATTCCACGTCTTGTATCTGCTTATTGGACAAGTCAGatacttcaattttcctttGTGGTTGGCAGTGCTGTTTATTTAGTTTGTTGCACACATTGGCTGATAACGATAATTAAAAGAGTTCCTTGATGGAAACAAATTGTTGTAGATGGTACGGTACTTTGTCAAAAATGTTGTtttaaagttcatttttcatccTCAGTTCATtggttttatttttgaattgggAAAGTTATTATATAAGTGAAACATGTGACTAAATAATATCGTTGTGCTAATTATCACCTTGACATAATAGAATCATATTGATTTATGGGAATGCTCTTTGTTATAGTCTTTTCCAGTATGTGAACTAAATATAACTGGAGGTCAAGTTGTTGCGAGCCTATTATGTTAATGTCTTGACTGCTGTGAATCTTTGTGCAGGTGATTACTCAATTTCTTAAAATGGAAACTTTACTTGATGACGGCGTTGAACATGAGATTGAACTACTGATCGAAAGAGGTGGCATTCCCGCCACTGTTAACCTTATGGTATGATTGTGATTGCAGCCTTTCTTTAGGTCATGTGATAgctattttgcttttgtttacCTGGATGCTGTGCTGTAAATTTGACTTTCTGACCTTTGGACTTATTTTTGTAGCTTTAACTCAGCTGGATAAATCGAATTTTAAGAAGAAATTAGGCGTTAATGCTTGTTTGTCTAAAGTTCATTGGGATGAGACTTTACTGTTTTGCCATCTATTTCTCACTGGGAATATTCAATTTTCAGGTTCAGGATCTGCATTCGATAACCCCTGACCACTTCTTAGAAGTAAGTGGTGCAGTAATACACCCTCTCTCATATCAGCAGGTAGGAGAGATTCTCCTTTTCTCTTGGTCAAATTCGAGGCTCATGCAAAAAATGCACATGTATCTCATAGAATCTTTTTACTATGTTGAACAACGGTTTTCAGCCATAAGTTAAGCTGAGGCAAGCAATGTAGTTAAAATGTATATCAAGCATCatgtgtttttttccctttcccatgTGAGTGAGCCAAACCTCACATGTGAAACATGGCATGTCGATACAATCACATCAATTAAAATTGGAGGACGTATGAGAGTAAAAGAAGTTGGGATTTGCACCCTTTGATATGAAGCTTTGGTACCATGATGAACAATTGGATTCCAATAAAGGTTAAGCTAGGAAACTTGGCCATTCTATAAACTAAGTACTCATCTTAATAACTTGTACCTGCAGATCTGTTATGTTATCCATGTTCTTGTGTACTTCCATGGCATGTAGTCTGATTCCTCTGCTGCAATGGTTGCTTTTACCACATCGTTCTTGGTGTGTCATTCTGGAGTGCCTGCTAAATGATCCCGTCTTTTTCCCTCAAGAACAAATGTTCCTCATCTGTCGTGAAAACCATTTTAAGCTCACTTTTCCTTTAGTGAGAACACCCAGGTTGACTTTGTCTGGCATGATATTTAGTATTTTGCTTAGAGAATCACATTTGCTTAATGCTTTGTTTGAGGCGATTAATTTGTCTGATTTGTTTAGCACTGATAACTTATTGACCTCTGTTTAACACAGGCTAGAAATTGTCGGTTCCGCTGTGGTCGGGTCTACGTTGCAGAACCAGGGTATGTAGTGCATCTAAAGATTCAATTTGTATATCACTTAGTAATTAGTATCTGCATGTTGCCTTTTAATTATGCCTTTTATGTGGAAGCAACTTGTCTTAATCTCCGTTTAGAAGACTTTATTTTGAGCGTATACTCATGTGCTTGGTACAAATATATATCTATGATATATGTGCACATTTTTAGTTGAGGACAGCTGTATTGGAAAGATCATCAATCGTCTTGAGAGTTGTTTCACTGCTTGGAATGCAAATTGCCCACATCCATATAAGTGATTGAAAATAACAAATAGTGATAATTCATTTGATGTTCGCATATAatgtttctttaattttcttcaTGACACAATCCAGATATATGCTCTTCAGAGCCGGAGTTCCTCGTCATGCCATTATTACGAAGTTTTCTGGTGAAGAGATTTCAGTACTTGATGATCTAATTACAGTTCTATCTAAGCTTTCTAGAGGTGCTCGTGTACCATTAGAATATATCAGTTACTTGGATCGGCATCGTACGAAGGTATATTCTGAGTTCTTTTAGTTAATTGTGGTTTCTTGAAACAGTGGTAGCATTACATTCGCTTATATCAGACCAATTACTTGATACGAAACACTGCTTTGTCCTAGAGACATGGCTGTGTGATTTCAATCATTCTGTTATGACTATAAACAGATACCATGCCCAGCACTTATATCCTATTTTTCTTCACTGGAAAGTTATTTCAAAGTCTTAAAACTGGATGATTGGCTTACTGATGCTCCAACTTGGTAGTGGGCCTTTATCTGGTTTTGGAATCACATAAAAATCAGTTGAGTGGTTATTGTTTTCTTGGATCTGCACAGAGCTTTTATAGGCTCAAGACTTGTTTTCTACCTGCAAAGGCTCCACCTTGCTATTTAGGGCCATTGAGACTAACTTCCTAGGATCTGTCGTAGGGCCAGAACAATGGAGTGCCTTAAGTTTTGTATCGGAGGCCTGCATTGATACAGTTTCACTTACTAAAGTCGCGGTAGTTGAAGGTTGCGTCTGTGATATTGATTGAAGTTTAAATtcaatgttgataatttttccactgGTTTGGTTCAGAATACATTGATTATGCTCAAGAACTGCCAACTAGTGCAATACAAACTATCTGAATGAGAGATCGAGGAGCTATTTTTTTGTGCGGGATAATGCTTCTACTCTAGTGTTATCAATACAGTCAAATAGTGTTATGAAGGAAGATGATGTCGAACAGTGTTGAAAATCTTATTGATTTTATTCTCCTGTTCTCATTTTGTGTCATGGGTTCAGTTACACAGCtttaaaattgggaaaaaatatattttagactTACTCGTTTTATGTGTGCTTGTACTGCCTGCAGTCTGTACTGGTTACAGTTGATCGCCATGAGTGGTATGCTCCTCCACAATTATATAGTCGTGATGATAGTACTGGTTTGTGGTCAATAAGGACTGCCTTTCAACCTCCGCCTCCCCTACCACATTCTTCTATACTCGATGGTGATCTGGTGCTAGCCAAGCAAGCAGCTTGTACTGCTGAGGTCACAATGGAACAAGTTGATCAGGAGAGGAGACAAGAGTTGATTGATGGTGTTGCTAGCATGGAAACAAATGATGGACATTCTTCTGAAGGTTCCCATGCTCAAGATGAATCAGAtattggaaagaagaaaagacgtGTGGAAGAAGATTTATCAGCTGATGGGGCAGCTGCCGACTATTCATTGCTTGATAATAGGGAACTGGAGTTGAAGGATACCAGGAATGGGGACAGTACAGTTGTGACAGATTATCAAAGTCCACCGGCATCATCAGCGAATGCTTCATATGCTGAACATGTGATAGAGCCTACTCTAGTAATGTTTGAGGTaagtaactacaaaaaaatttattgttgtATTTTCCAAGTTTATTGATTAATCAGACACCCTACTGCGACCTTTAACAATTTAATCCTATCTTCATAAATGTGCTTTTGGGATATCACCGTCTCCTTTCTTCCAAGTGGTGTTTTATTCTGCTACCTTCGAAAGTATCAGGATCATGTTTTAAATTAGTGACAACACTGGTGGTGGTGCTTCTTCATATGTAAATTCATGTGGATTTATCTCCATTTGATGAAGACATACTTTGAACATCTGATTTGGATGAGGTCTTATCCTCCTATCTTAGGGGCTCCAGTAGGAAGTCTTAATTTTTGCAGTTTCGCGAGATGTTTAGACATTGCTTGTGATGGCTCTCAAAATTTAATGTTATCATACTTGTACTTGCAGGTTCACGTGCCACCATCATGTATGGTAGACGGCGTCCATTCTCAACACTTCTTTGGGACTGGTGTCATTGTATACCATTCTCAAGACTTGGGATTGGTTGCAGTTGATAAAAACACAGTTGCTATATCTGTCTCTGATGTGATGCTTTCATTTGCTGCCTTTCCAATTGAAATTTCGGGGGAGGTAAATATTAGTTGATGTTAGTTATGGTGAATTCTCTTCCTTCATAATCTGATTTGTGCCACCCTTTACCTTTCGTTGCAGGTGGTTTTTCTCCACCCTGTTCACAATTTCGCTCTTGTTGCATATGATCCCTCTGCTTTGGGTCCTGTTGGCGCTTCAGCTGTTCGTGCTGCTGAACTGCTTCCTGGTATATttaattttcagtttagttcTTCTTGTTCACATGAAGCTCCAGATGTTCAGAGAATATGCATTTCTCTTCTGACCATTTGAGTTTACCACTCTAAGGGAttgtattcttttttcttttaattggatCACTTCGAATGTAGCTAATCTGTCTATTGTGTTCGGGATATGATAGAATgttatttctttatattttaattGTATTCTGTCTAAAACTGCTAGTAGCGTTGACATAAACACGTGACCATGTGTCAATTGCATTAAGTTGGTGTTTCATTTCCCCGAAAGTAGCTTCTAAGTCAATTACTTTAGCTGTGGCAAGATAGAATGTGCATACTTTCAACCATTAGAAGTTGCATTTACAGCAGAAAATTTCTTTTGGGTGTTCTGGTTGGATCACTTCTATTTGTCTggctgtctctgtctctctgtctgtGAAGCCGTGGATTTTTTGTCTGCCAGTTCTTGTAGTAACTTTGTTGCGACTTAAGGGGCTGGTCTTGTTGTGTTCTGCAGAGCCTACATTGCGCCGGGGTGATTCTGTCTATCTTGTGGGGCTGAGTAGAAGTCTTCAAGCAACATCAAGGAAATCCATTGTAACTAATCCTTGTGCTGCTCTTAATATTGGCTCAGCGGATTGTCCAAGATATAGAGCAATCAACATGGAAGTTATTGAGCTTGACACAGGTTTGCATAGTAGTCCATTCTTACTGCAGATCTTGGTTATCCGAATGTTGGCTTCTGTTGTAATGCGGTGTATTGCAGATTTTGGCAGTACTTTTTCTGGGGTGCTAACTGATGAGCGTGGAAGAGTTCAAGCTATATGGGGAAGCTTTTCCACTCAGGTTTGCTAATATTCTTTTGCTTCTATTAGTGATCCTTCTATGTTCTGAtgcttatttttctatttgcagCTGAAATTTGGCTGCAGCTCCTCAGAAGATCACCAATTTGTTAGAGGTATTCCAGTTTATAGTGTAAGTGAGGTCGTCAACAAAATTGTATCTGGTGCCAAGGGGCCCCCTCTACTCATAAATGGTGCCAAAAGGCCAATGCCGCTTGTTAGGATGTTGGAGGTTGAGCTGTACCCCACACTTCTTTCCAAGGCCAGAAGTTTCGGACTGAGCGACCAATGGGTTCAAGTAGGTCCTTTCTCCCCCTTTGGCCAAAAAGCAAGTAGGGTTTTTTCCTCACAAATAGGGCATTATATACAGTCATTCTTGTGAGACTTTTTTAACAGTAAGGATATATTTTTGTGTGAGAGAAACAGCAAAGCACTAGAATTGACAGAAACAGCAGAATCGTCTACGTATAAAAAATGACATAGTTTGTCTAGACATGATAAATCCGAATAATTAAATGCTTAAATATGATTTTATGAAGCAGCAATTACCCTGGCATTTGTAGGCAGAGGATTCTGACCAGTGGCAATTATTGTAGGCTCTTGTTAAAAGAGATCCAGTTAGGCGACAAGTTCTACGCGTTAAGGGCTGTTTGGCTGGTTCAAAAGCTGAAAAAATATTGGAACAAGGCGATATGGTCCTGGCCATAAATAAGGAGCCAGTTACTTGCTTCCGCGACATAGAAAATGGTTGCCAAGCATTGGACAACTCTGATGACACTGATGGGAAGCTTAACGTGACCATTTTCCGGCAGGTGAACCATTAGATATCTTGTTCTgattgcaaaaaagaaagaaagcatacaatatcttgtcattttttgcattctttacATGCCTAGGTCGTTCTGTTTTATTCAAGATTGAGGTTAACTGTGCTTATAATTTTAAGAAAGAGCTCGAGAAGTAGATGATTTTCATGTTTGAATCCTTCTTTCATTTCAGGGGCGGGAAATTGATATTCTTGTCGGGACAGATGTTAGGGATGGAAATGGTACAGCACGCGTGATTAATTGGTGTGGATGTATTGTTCAAGAACCACACTCGGCAGTCCGTGCTCTTGGATACCTTCCTGAAGAAGGGCATGGTGTGTATGTTGCTAGGTGAGTCTTGCAATATCTTTGAAGACGATACCCTGTCTCGTCTTGAATTGACAGTGATAGTATAAACTTTTCCAGCTCCACGCTTTTTCTGTATTTAAGATGATTCCGCGAGGAAGTTACAGCCCCTTTTTTCTGCTCTGCTTAATTTTGGAATACATCGAGCCTGGCGTCCCGTGGGAGAAGGattcttgattgattttcaaATGAAATCGAGCTCTGCCTTGAGTACTCCTGCATTCCTAAGATGCTTTGTGGCCCTTAGCATCAACTAATCTATTATTTCCTTAGCTGAACCAAGCAGCTATTGCTGTACAGTCAACTGCTATGCAGTACTTACTAGTTGTTTTGATGTTTTCTAACCTTTTTCAATGTGTAAGATTGTCTCTTTGAAGCATTCTTTTTAGCTGGTTCTTGTCCTGATTTTATGCTTTAGTTTCACTTTGCCCTATATTTGGTGCTTCAAACAAGTCTCTCTTAGGATAGATAAGCGAAGAATctcatctttttctattttttttatcttccagGTGGTGTCACGGAAGTCCTGTGCATAGATATGGTCTATATGCTCTTCAATGGATTGTCGAAATTAATGGAAAGCCGACTCCTGACTTAGATGCATTTATTAGTGTGACAAAGGTACTTCTACTGTGTGCTGCGGAAGAGTTACAAGTATCATTCTGCCATATAGTGGAGAGAGTGCTCATTTCTTGTGAAAAAAGTTAAAACTAATACAGCATTATCATATTAATCTTCCATGCTACTCTCCCTGAGGTCACTGCTTTGTCCATAGCATTTTGGGAAGTAAGATCTGTTCTTTGATTTGGCTGTATTGGCGCATGTCAACCCTGTAGATATGATTGGATTGACACAGTGAGCGCAGGGTTTTTCGGTAGAATCACTTCATGCGACAGAATAATAGTTTTGGGTGGTCAAGTTTGAACATCATATAGGATAGCAATTTCTGAAATACAACCAAGACATGATATACTGGTGGGCGGTGATTCAGTGTAATTTTAACCGGCATTTAAGTAGTCCAGGTCCTCTGTCAATTCCTTAACCTCCCATATGTACTACCGCACTATGTGTTTTATTGCAGGAACaatgtgttttttttcccccaccaGTATATATAAAATTGATGATTGGAAAAGAGAAGTATTACAAAATTTGTTTTGGTTGCCAGTCATTCTCGGATACTGAGAATTGCGGTCATCATGAAAATGTATACGAGTTGCAGCAACTGCCATTTGTTTTGAAATGTTATTTATGGCTTTCTAAATTCTGATTGTGTACCATGAAAATCCAAAATCGTGTGCATTCGCCCAACCCTGGATGTGTTTGGCTAATGAAGCAGGTAAAGTGTACAATTGAGCTGTTAtaatattttgtaaatcacCTTGATAGATATTTGTCAATCTTCACTTTCTTGTCATCGCCTCCCGGCATTGTTGCTTAAGTATGCCTTTGCATGTAAATTGTTCCTACCAGAGTGGGGGAGATAGATATACATGATAATATTTTACTGGTTGCAGGAGTTGGAGCATGGGGAATTTGTTCGTGTGAGGACAGTACACTTAAATGGGAAGCCGCGAGTGCTAACATTGAAGCAAGATTTGCACTATTGGCCTACATGGGAGCTGAGGTTTCACCCAGACACTGCAGTGTGGCGTCGCCAAATAGTCAAAGCATTAGTGTGATTTTGTGCAGTCTTACATAGTTGTGGGAGAGGAATGGCCGAAAAGAAGCGGCACATGCATGGAGGCGGCCTACCTAGACCATGTAAAATTTGATTCATCATCAATCCCAATTGCGTTCACTAATGCAGTGCAGTCACCATGATCATGGGCCACTATGCATCATGTGGGCATGGGAGTCTTAAGTACGAAGTCGATGGAGTTGCTATGCAAGTGGAGTACTTGTAATTTGGCAAAAACCAAAGTCACAATACATTGAGTAGAGGAAGGAAATTAATACATGCGAAGTACACTTAAGTCATTGAATTGACGCTTAAGAATAGGTTTGCTGGCGCAGATGATCCCAGGGAATTAATAGACTGCCGAAACTGACTTTGGTCAGGTGGTTTAGATGTTGCTTGAGTATCTGTAAGGCGGGAAAAGAGGCAGTTTCAGAACAGAACTTTGAATAGTCTAGACATGTGGCATGGGAATCGTTTGTTATGAAACTTTTTTATGGTGCTTGAAAATTCAGTGATCCAGACTAGAAGAAGAGGTCTTTGCTCTTCGATTCTGTACCTCCTTACACTGTACTGGACCAAGGCGCACTTGTATTTCACGATTTTAGTCTATCGATCAAACACTCTCGACGCGTTCCAAGAATGGCAAGGATCATAGACCTGGTCTTGATTTAACGATGGAAATCTGTGGATATGTTCACGGAGATCTGTCTATCGTCCGTAAGAATGTGCGAGATGATTGACATTGCAGCGCCGGAGCGATTACCCAGTCAAAAGTTTTCTAAATATCTGGACACTCCACTAAGAAGTCCGAAGAGCATGGATCCCTCAATTCATGCCTCAAATGGCAAAAATGAAGACAAGCTGCTGCAGCGTCTTCCTACTCCTATACTAATTGGTTGATCCGTTAATTCTCAGCTGGTGGCAAAACACCTTATACCTTTACTGTAATTCAAAAAACGCGAAAAAGGGAACATACGCAGTGATCTATCACATAGCCACAAGAAGAACAATATAGAGAAAGCATAGCACCACTGCAATGGTGACCATCGATTGTGAATGAATCGTTTCCGGTGATTGCGACCGGAAAGGAGGATGTTGGTAGTACCACGGGAAGTACGGCATTATTGGGTcgggggggggaggagggatGGAATTCATGTACCAATTAGGTGGAGGAAAAGCATAGGGTATGTACCCAGAGTCCGGAGGCGGATAGAGGACGAAGGGCGGCGGTTGGTCGGCAAACGGCGGCAATGGCGTCGACGACGGCTGTGACAGCGGAGGAGGCGGTGATGGGCAGTCCATGGCCGCACTCGGTGGCGGAAGACAAGGATAAGGACACTCATTCGAGTATGCCGGAGCCTGTTCAGCTAGTGCAGGTTGCGCCAGCAACGAGAATTGCAAATTCAAGTGCGCCGCCACGAAGTATAAGGCAGTCCTAGTGCTTCCATGACTGTTGACCTTGGCCATTCCAGATTGAGAGAAGAGGGAGTGAGAGAAAATGGGGAATGTGTGGAGTGATGCATCAAAACGTTCGTTGAGAAAGCTTCAAAAGTGAAACTATTTGAGGTGTGGTTGGAAACACAGAAAGCAAACTCTACGTGCATGCGTATCTTCTAAGGGTCGTGATGGTAAAGAGCTCACTTTGTTGCTTTTTGTGTCACCAACCCCCTTTGGAGTTCTTTGGAAGTGTCAAGAACTCGGGAAGGTACATCTCTAGGAATTCATAAATCTCATCCACCATGATTCTCCCTCTGCTTCCAGGGACGCCAAAACCAGGAGACTCTTATGGTGAAGCAAAGCTATTTATGATGGTAGAAAAGTGACTCCTAAACGTCAAAGCTACCGCATACAGATTCAGACCCACTGAACTTGTAGCTACAGTAATTTCGCGATAAATGATCTGCTTTTTGGCCACGAAACTATGTTGGTGGCAAACGTTTCATGCCGGTATGTCTTATATTTAAGCGGCGAAATGATCTTCTTTCACGAAAAGCTTTATCGTGGCCACATTTTCACCGTCGCTCAACAATCGCCTCTTCATCCTTTATCGCTAGAAGTACAATGATTTTTACCACAACTTTTCAACCACGATTCTTACCTTCACCAAAACGGATACACTCATCTTTGCCACAATGCTCTAGTTATGAATTTCGGATATTTCCAACAAGAAAGCTACTGGTCTAACGGTATTatcggttattttttatcacatgatctcccaatcaatgagtgcttatgcaaaacacgcggttaAAATGTGTGGATctatgattgagattgtacGATCCTTGTGATCTCTGTCAGAGaagcatttttcaattttttttttatttgagatcCCGAAGTTACAACCATCTATTGACTTTTCATCACAATAGGTTGTCCCCTGGGCCATGAAATAAAATTCATAGCCATAGAACGGTTGCTTCACTTTGCTGCAAAAAAACTTTCTGAGCAAAAACTATACTTTTCAGGtatgaaattatttgatttcATCACCGAGACCTATTGCCAAGGATCTTCAGCCATGATCTTTTCGGCCACGAAACCTTCCGTCGCAGGACGCCCTAGCCATGAAATTCCACGCGCCAAAATGTCAATCTTCTTGCGGCGGGATGCATAGGAAATGTATCCTCTTTGGGCTTCCTGATCATGTCAAATGATCTTGTGCTTAGCTAGCTCTTTTTAATATGAATCTTGGGTTCAGTCCTAGTAGTGAGGTGATCCTAGGAAATTTATGAGTATGCACACGTGGTTTTCTTAAATTCCTGGTTTTGAGTTATGTTAGATCTGCCCGAATTGCTCCTGATGGGTTATGTAGTGATAAGTAAGGGCTACTGATATACATCTCTACTTTTTCCTCTCCAATGTAGTATCCTTCGGTTAATAAGATTAGATTCTGTCAAATTCAGTAGAATATGCCTAGCTAACATTAGAGGCAGACATTAAATATTCGATTAGGGGTAAGATGCCATGTCACATCaggttaattttgtttttcgaccaaaaaaaaagttaattttgttTAGCATGTATTTATTGCGGTACCACACAAGCAGATAGATGAGATTCAATTGATTCGTGTAAGATTTACGTGCCGGATGACCTTCCCAAATACTCTTCCAAGATGAATTCCAAACATTCATGACTTGGAAGTAAACAAGTCGAATTTGTAGGGAATCACGTGAAAACGGATGGATCTTGCAACTTAATGTCACCCAAGAAGAAGCAATTACCAGCGAAATCGACGTGGAACACAAAGAGCATCGTACATTTACGTGGTTTGATCACAGTGTCGGTACCAACCCACGAGAGTAGACAGGTTAATCCACTATTGATCGGGGAGCTACAGTGTTATAATCGGTAGCTCAATCCCATTTATACTTTCCAGTCCTAAATTACAGCCAAGTGATTTCCAGTCCTGTTTACTCACAATCTCTCACATGTTTTCATCAAGAAAATTCGAACAGAAAATCTTAAAGACAGCGTCAAAATCTACGAGTGATTTACATTGAACGGTACCTTGGACGTCGCACACGAACTCACGCCATAAAGCTTTGCTGCAACAAGGCACAAAAgagaataggtcgagggtgGTGGGCACACCCTCCACCAAGAAGGatttcaagccctttttttttcttatatattGAATTAAAGGTCGATTCACCAAGTCGATCTACAAAATATTGAATCCGATGAGTAGAGCTCGTGTGCTTGGTTGTGATGAGTACCTAAGTCTTTAAAATCGCGGCATTTTATTCTCCAACATAATTGGGCTTCTCACAATCGAGATTTCGGGCCCATCCGGTTAaacgggctcaaactcgagacgaAATCATCACTCATCCCTCGGTtgattagtgagctaaaggCCTGTTCACAAAATCAACCTACAAAATAATGGGGGACTCCATATGATTAGTTGCAAACACATTGTAACTCGATCTTTACGCACATAGCGTCGCCTTATTCCTCGCAGAGACAACGAAACGCGAC from Rhodamnia argentea isolate NSW1041297 chromosome 2, ASM2092103v1, whole genome shotgun sequence encodes the following:
- the LOC115740761 gene encoding protease Do-like 7 produces the protein MGDPLERLGSDSATAMGIDTPTKDGELGMEIDGAAPFRENAATAEDWRKALNKVVPAVVVLRTTACRAFDTEAAGASYATGFVVDKQRGIILTNRHVVKPGPVVAEAMFVNREEIPVFPVYRDPVHDFGFFRYDPNAVQFLDYEEIPLAPEAACVGLEIRVVGNDSGEKVSILAGTLARLDRDAPHYKKDGYNDFNTFYIQAASGTKGGSSGSPVIDWQGRAVALNAGSKTSSASAFFLPLERVVRALEFLQKGRDSHGNKWEAVSIPRGTLQVTFLHKGFDEIRRLGLRSETEQMVRHASPPGETGMLVVDSVVPGGPAHKHLEPGDVLIRVNGEVITQFLKMETLLDDGVEHEIELLIERGGIPATVNLMVQDLHSITPDHFLEVSGAVIHPLSYQQARNCRFRCGRVYVAEPGYMLFRAGVPRHAIITKFSGEEISVLDDLITVLSKLSRGARVPLEYISYLDRHRTKSVLVTVDRHEWYAPPQLYSRDDSTGLWSIRTAFQPPPPLPHSSILDGDLVLAKQAACTAEVTMEQVDQERRQELIDGVASMETNDGHSSEGSHAQDESDIGKKKRRVEEDLSADGAAADYSLLDNRELELKDTRNGDSTVVTDYQSPPASSANASYAEHVIEPTLVMFEVHVPPSCMVDGVHSQHFFGTGVIVYHSQDLGLVAVDKNTVAISVSDVMLSFAAFPIEISGEVVFLHPVHNFALVAYDPSALGPVGASAVRAAELLPEPTLRRGDSVYLVGLSRSLQATSRKSIVTNPCAALNIGSADCPRYRAINMEVIELDTDFGSTFSGVLTDERGRVQAIWGSFSTQLKFGCSSSEDHQFVRGIPVYSVSEVVNKIVSGAKGPPLLINGAKRPMPLVRMLEVELYPTLLSKARSFGLSDQWVQALVKRDPVRRQVLRVKGCLAGSKAEKILEQGDMVLAINKEPVTCFRDIENGCQALDNSDDTDGKLNVTIFRQGREIDILVGTDVRDGNGTARVINWCGCIVQEPHSAVRALGYLPEEGHGVYVARWCHGSPVHRYGLYALQWIVEINGKPTPDLDAFISVTKELEHGEFVRVRTVHLNGKPRVLTLKQDLHYWPTWELRFHPDTAVWRRQIVKALV
- the LOC115737627 gene encoding leucine-rich repeat extensin-like protein 1, with product MAKVNSHGSTRTALYFVAAHLNLQFSLLAQPALAEQAPAYSNECPYPCLPPPSAAMDCPSPPPPLSQPSSTPLPPFADQPPPFVLYPPPDSGYIPYAFPPPNWYMNSIPPPPPDPIMPYFPWYYQHPPFRSQSPETIHSQSMVTIAVVLCFLYIVLLVAM